The DNA window GCAATGCTCCGGAGCGGGTGAAGGAGCTGGGCGCGGTGGTTACAGAAGGAATTGCCAAAGCACTGGAGGCGGTAAAGCCGGGTGTAACCTGTGAAGAAGTAGAGCGGGTGTGGGCGGCGAGCATTGCTAAGAGCGGATTTATTAAGGATTCTCGAATCGGCTATCCAACAGGATTGAACTTCCCGCCGGATTGGGGAGAGCATACCGCAAGTCTGCGGCCTGGGGACAAGACTATTTTGAAGCCCAATATGGTCTTCCACATGATTCCGGGAATATGGCTGGATCAGTTTGGTGTCGATATCAGCCAGACGTTCCGTGTGACGGAGAACGGCTGCGAGGAGATGACCTCCTACGAGCGAAAATTATTGGTGAAGTAAAGTGGCCGGAAAAGGGAAGGAGTGGTGAGGATGAGTTGGATCATCGTTGCGGAAATCGTATTATACTGCATTTGTATGATTGGGATTGGAGTTTATTTCAGCCGTAAAAAATTGTCTCAGGAAGAATTTATGCTGGGCGGAAATAAACTCCCCGGGTGGGCGCTTGCTTTTTCCGAGAGAGCGGCTTGTGAATCCGTATATCTTCTGATGGGACTGACAGGGTTTGTCTATGCAAATGGCGTGTCGGGAGCTTGGGTGCTGATCGGATCCGCTATGGGCACAATGGGGTTCTGGCTGTTTTTTGGCAAGAAGATCCGGCAGGACAATGAGAAATATGGAGCATTGACATTGACGGAATATATTGCCATGAAGTTTGGGGCGAAGGCCAACTTAATTCGATGGTTTATCAGCATCAACGTAGGAATCTTTTTCATGTTCTATCTGGGAGCACAGTTTTCGGGAGCCGGAAAAACTCTGCTCACTGTTACAGGCTTAAAACCAGCCTATGGTATGCTTATTACGGTAATCGTAGTAGTCCTGTACACTACGATGGGGGGATTTATGTCGATTGTATGGGCAGATGTAGTTCAGAGTATTCTTATGGTGGGAACACTGGTGGTGGTTCCAATTACAGCCTTTTTTGTAATACAGGCTCAGGGGATTGACATATCGGCCGCCTTGCTGGAAGCGGGCCCGAATATTTCCTCCTGGACAGGCGGAGTGAACGGAATGGCGGCCTTCCTTTTGATCTTTGCTAATCTGAACTGGTGCTTTACTTTTTATGGCGGCCAGCCGCAGCTGACTTCCCGTGTGATGGCCATGAGGAGTGTGAAAGAATATAATACGAGCAGGAATGTGGCGGTGGGATGGATTGCCGCCGGCTACACAGGAGTCTTTTTCATCGGGATCTTGGGTGTGGCGCTTTATGGCTACGATGCTTTGGCTGATCCGGAAACCTTACTGCCTTATATGATCCAGGATCTCTTCCCGGCTCCGCTTGCAGGGATTCTGATCGCGGGGATCTTCGCGGCCATGATGTCAACCTGCGCCTCTGTGATTATGGTAGTATCAGGAACTTTAAGTGAAGATATTATTCATAAGGCCCTAGGGAAAAATTTGACCAGCGATCAGCTTGTCCGCTTGTCTCGGATCGTAATCTTATGCGCAGGTGCTCTGGGACTTTTTGTGGCCATGACGTCAGGAAAACTGATCTATTACATTACCAGTTGGATGAACGCAGGCGTTGGAAGTGTTCTCTCGGCGATTGTACTGCTGGGATTGTTTTACAAGAA is part of the Lachnospiraceae bacterium KGMB03038 genome and encodes:
- a CDS encoding sodium/proline symporter, with translation MSWIIVAEIVLYCICMIGIGVYFSRKKLSQEEFMLGGNKLPGWALAFSERAACESVYLLMGLTGFVYANGVSGAWVLIGSAMGTMGFWLFFGKKIRQDNEKYGALTLTEYIAMKFGAKANLIRWFISINVGIFFMFYLGAQFSGAGKTLLTVTGLKPAYGMLITVIVVVLYTTMGGFMSIVWADVVQSILMVGTLVVVPITAFFVIQAQGIDISAALLEAGPNISSWTGGVNGMAAFLLIFANLNWCFTFYGGQPQLTSRVMAMRSVKEYNTSRNVAVGWIAAGYTGVFFIGILGVALYGYDALADPETLLPYMIQDLFPAPLAGILIAGIFAAMMSTCASVIMVVSGTLSEDIIHKALGKNLTSDQLVRLSRIVILCAGALGLFVAMTSGKLIYYITSWMNAGVGSVLSAIVLLGLFYKKSSARGIAWSILIGTIFTIGWMITPLENIVSARFMSFAVTILSGILLSHLCPDSKYETEMSESQAAG